In Blastopirellula sediminis, the following proteins share a genomic window:
- a CDS encoding LL-diaminopimelate aminotransferase yields the protein MSDPYFQQLFADRIGGANYGKGTEIYKFEKIKRAKRKALADHPERKLIDFGIGENDEMAPASVRQVMADEINKTENRGYADNGIATFKEAVARFMQRMFGVTLDPTTEINHCIGSKTALAMMPACFINPGDVTLMTVPGYPVAGTHTRYYGGEVFRLPLLAENNFFPDFDAIPADILRRTKLLVINYPNSPTGKVATKEFYAQVVEFAKKNNIVVIQDAAHTVLTYEGEPLSFLSVPGAKDVGVEIHSLSKGFDMIGWRIGWVCGNPLLVQAFSDVKDNCDSGQFIAIQKAAAAALDDESIPGRTKAKYQRRLTKLVDMLKRCGFECEMPGGTYFLYAKSPKGIVGGPSFDSGEAASQYLITEHSICTVPWDDAGAFLRFSVTYVAADEAAEDALMAETESRLKEIQLRF from the coding sequence ATGAGCGATCCGTATTTTCAGCAGCTGTTCGCCGACCGCATCGGCGGCGCCAACTATGGCAAAGGGACCGAGATTTACAAGTTTGAGAAGATCAAGCGGGCCAAGCGCAAAGCCCTGGCCGATCATCCCGAACGGAAGCTCATCGACTTCGGCATCGGCGAAAATGACGAAATGGCGCCGGCCTCGGTTCGCCAGGTGATGGCCGACGAAATCAACAAGACCGAAAACCGGGGCTACGCCGACAACGGCATCGCCACGTTCAAGGAAGCGGTCGCCCGGTTCATGCAGCGAATGTTCGGCGTCACGCTCGACCCGACCACCGAAATCAACCACTGCATCGGTTCGAAGACGGCGCTGGCGATGATGCCGGCTTGCTTCATCAACCCGGGCGACGTCACGTTGATGACGGTCCCCGGCTATCCGGTCGCCGGTACGCATACGCGTTACTACGGCGGCGAAGTCTTCCGTCTGCCGCTCTTGGCCGAGAACAACTTCTTCCCCGACTTTGACGCGATCCCGGCCGACATCCTGCGTCGCACCAAGTTGCTGGTGATCAACTATCCGAACAGCCCGACCGGCAAAGTGGCGACCAAAGAGTTCTACGCCCAGGTGGTCGAGTTCGCGAAGAAGAACAACATCGTCGTGATCCAAGACGCCGCGCACACCGTGCTGACCTACGAAGGGGAGCCGCTTAGCTTCCTGTCGGTCCCGGGGGCGAAGGACGTCGGCGTCGAGATCCACTCGCTGTCGAAGGGTTTCGACATGATCGGCTGGCGGATCGGTTGGGTCTGCGGCAATCCTTTGCTGGTCCAAGCCTTCTCCGACGTCAAAGATAATTGCGACTCGGGCCAGTTCATCGCGATTCAAAAGGCGGCCGCCGCGGCGCTCGACGACGAGTCGATCCCGGGCCGCACCAAGGCGAAGTATCAGCGCCGTCTGACCAAGCTGGTCGACATGCTGAAACGCTGCGGTTTTGAATGCGAAATGCCGGGCGGCACTTACTTCCTGTACGCGAAGAGCCCGAAAGGCATCGTCGGCGGTCCGTCGTTCGACTCGGGCGAAGCGGCGTCGCAGTACTTGATCACCGAGCATTCGATCTGCACCGTGCCGTGGGATGACGCCGGAGCGTTCCTCCGCTTCTCGGTCACCTACGTCGCCGCCGACGAAGCGGCCGAAGATGCCCTGATGGCCGAGACCGAATCGCGCCTGAAAGAGATTCAGTTGCGGTTCTAA
- a CDS encoding TIGR04255 family protein yields the protein MAKTPAHNTKTVLKYKKDYLVKVIARIDFAEPLGLQKEGPTRDVVATFKKKFPIPELKISTQKEIGVGLNQEILEKTSEIREWEFSSKSRHQKIAISEKSFVFSCKKYNKYSSLRADFLKMADAIFAAYPEAKVKRLGLRYVDHIDLDEPHPTKWEKYLHKDLLTIFNLADEPRLISRAFHVLEIQHDDETRLRFQYGMANPDFPARIKRKVFVLDIDVFSTLLLEPNEIPAHLDLFHHRTKAAFEQVITDELRKKMEVVYG from the coding sequence ATGGCCAAAACACCTGCGCACAACACCAAGACCGTTCTCAAATACAAAAAAGACTACCTGGTAAAAGTCATCGCTCGAATTGACTTCGCAGAACCGCTTGGCCTTCAAAAAGAAGGGCCAACGCGTGACGTCGTGGCGACATTTAAAAAGAAGTTCCCGATTCCGGAATTGAAGATCTCCACACAAAAGGAAATCGGCGTTGGACTCAATCAAGAGATACTGGAGAAAACCAGTGAAATTCGAGAGTGGGAGTTCAGTAGCAAATCTCGCCACCAAAAGATTGCCATCTCCGAGAAGAGCTTCGTTTTTTCCTGCAAGAAGTACAACAAGTACAGTTCGCTTAGAGCCGACTTTCTGAAAATGGCCGACGCAATCTTTGCTGCATACCCGGAAGCCAAAGTGAAGCGTTTAGGGCTCCGGTACGTCGACCACATCGACTTGGATGAACCGCATCCTACAAAGTGGGAGAAGTACTTACACAAAGACTTGCTTACGATTTTTAATCTCGCTGATGAACCGCGTTTAATTTCCAGAGCATTTCACGTATTGGAAATACAACACGACGACGAGACGCGTCTTCGATTTCAATACGGCATGGCAAACCCGGATTTTCCAGCACGAATCAAGAGAAAGGTCTTCGTGCTCGACATTGATGTATTTTCGACATTGCTCCTGGAGCCAAACGAGATACCTGCCCACCTCGACTTATTCCATCACCGAACAAAAGCGGCGTTTGAGCAAGTAATCACTGACGAACTGCGAAAAAAGATGGAGGTAGTGTATGGCTGA
- a CDS encoding PVC-type heme-binding CxxCH protein has protein sequence MKRIASCLIGLVLTANAFAQRDLKDIPDPDPAKELETFLIADGFEVNLYASDPAIAKPIQMNFDAEGRLWVASSSVYPQIEPGQKADDKIVVLIDKDKDGVAETSQVFADGLLIPTGVLPGDGGVYVANSTELLHMRDTNGDGKADQTRVVLSGFGTEDTHHILHTLRWGHDGNMYFNQSIYIHSHVETPYGVRRLDGGGIWRFRPETMELDVLCKGFVNTWGHHFNRYGANFATDGAYMEGINYVFPDSVFVSSPNARRLVNGLNPGSPKHCGLEILSGGALPQDWQGNCITNDFRAHRVCRFILDEEGSGYSSRQGEELIKTSHVAFRPVDVKMGPDGAIYIADWYNPIIQHGEVDFRDERRDQTHGRIWRVTRKDMTPLQRQEIVGATEPELFELLTAQEEWVRLWAKLTLKARGAEVVLPELEPWVANLDGNDPLYLQKKLEVLWIYQNLNIPNEAILSELLVCDDHNIRAAAVRVLSQWDDRLPNTLEALEVAVTDPHPRVRLEAVCALSKLNSLDAAETALLALDYPMDRFLDFALWSTLNELSPVWLPKAVKGEVALDKSPEKWLYAFAAVESGEVVAPALSILNAPKLSDDARRQALDLAAQRGNPEQLRRLLDIVLDDTANADAARRAELLSTLSSAFEKRKVKPAGDLTSVGELLDANNDAVAIAAANAVGLWQVADLRDELAALATTDSVAIQAAALNALAQLKARGDLIALADKSESMQLREAATAALVGVAPNEAAKRTVALLADAKPAAVAGIVAPYLMRKGGQATLAGALTEAKLPGDVAKMAIRAVRTSPQPEQGLIAALGKSGGVGQGDAKQWTDQELAAITAALPGGDPARGELIFRNTELNCTKCHAIGPAGGLVGPNLISLGASAQPDYVVESLLRPSAKLKENYNSLILLLDDGRVVSGIPVRRTAEELFLRDAEDKEVAVPIEAIEEQRDGQSLMPAGAVDQLTTEEIVDLAAFLAQLGKVGPYSISPAPIVRRWEALDWTKEGHSRLNRTSSDTASTDDAALTWSSRYSKVDGSLPLDELPQIQPHSISPHLSFVRFNLNVAKAGKITIDFGDVTGLKLWDGQSPTPIEKKMTFDWPQGEKRITLEIDRDARKTPLKVEVIEAESTGRAEPIGGK, from the coding sequence ATGAAACGTATCGCCTCTTGCCTGATCGGGCTCGTCCTGACCGCTAACGCTTTCGCTCAGCGCGACCTGAAAGATATCCCGGATCCTGATCCGGCCAAAGAACTCGAAACCTTCCTGATCGCCGACGGCTTTGAGGTGAACCTCTACGCTTCGGATCCGGCGATCGCCAAGCCGATTCAAATGAACTTCGACGCGGAAGGACGCCTTTGGGTCGCTTCCAGCAGCGTCTATCCGCAGATCGAACCGGGCCAAAAGGCCGACGACAAGATCGTCGTCCTGATCGACAAAGACAAAGATGGCGTCGCCGAGACGAGCCAGGTCTTCGCCGACGGTCTCTTGATCCCGACCGGCGTGCTCCCCGGCGACGGCGGCGTTTACGTCGCCAACAGCACCGAACTGCTCCACATGCGCGACACCAACGGGGACGGCAAAGCCGATCAAACCCGCGTCGTTCTTTCCGGCTTTGGTACCGAAGACACCCACCACATCCTGCATACGCTCCGGTGGGGCCATGACGGCAACATGTACTTCAACCAATCGATCTACATCCATAGCCATGTCGAAACCCCGTACGGCGTTCGTCGCCTCGACGGCGGCGGCATCTGGCGGTTCCGTCCCGAGACGATGGAGCTCGACGTCCTCTGCAAGGGATTCGTCAATACGTGGGGGCATCACTTCAACCGGTACGGCGCCAACTTCGCCACCGACGGTGCCTACATGGAAGGGATCAATTACGTCTTCCCCGACTCGGTCTTCGTTTCGTCTCCCAACGCTCGCCGTCTGGTGAATGGTTTGAACCCCGGTTCGCCGAAGCATTGCGGGCTCGAGATCCTCAGCGGCGGCGCCTTGCCGCAAGATTGGCAAGGGAATTGCATCACGAACGACTTCCGCGCTCACCGCGTCTGCCGCTTCATCCTGGATGAAGAAGGCTCTGGTTACTCGAGCCGCCAGGGAGAAGAGCTGATCAAGACGTCGCACGTCGCGTTTCGCCCGGTCGACGTCAAAATGGGCCCCGACGGCGCCATCTACATCGCCGACTGGTACAACCCGATCATCCAGCACGGCGAAGTCGACTTCCGCGACGAACGTCGTGACCAAACGCACGGCCGCATCTGGCGCGTCACCCGCAAAGATATGACGCCGCTGCAGCGACAAGAGATCGTTGGCGCGACGGAGCCCGAACTGTTCGAGCTGCTGACCGCCCAGGAAGAATGGGTTCGTCTTTGGGCCAAGCTGACGCTGAAAGCCCGTGGCGCCGAAGTGGTGCTGCCGGAACTGGAACCGTGGGTCGCCAATCTGGACGGCAACGATCCGCTTTACCTGCAAAAGAAACTGGAGGTCCTCTGGATCTACCAGAACCTGAACATCCCGAACGAAGCGATCCTCTCGGAGTTGCTGGTCTGCGACGATCACAACATCCGCGCTGCCGCCGTTCGCGTCTTGTCGCAATGGGACGACCGGTTGCCGAACACGCTCGAAGCGCTGGAGGTCGCCGTCACTGATCCCCACCCGCGCGTTCGCCTGGAAGCGGTTTGCGCCTTGTCGAAGCTGAACAGCCTCGACGCCGCCGAAACGGCGCTGCTCGCCCTCGACTATCCGATGGACCGCTTCCTCGACTTCGCCTTGTGGAGCACGCTGAACGAGCTTTCCCCCGTCTGGCTGCCGAAGGCGGTCAAAGGGGAAGTCGCGCTCGACAAGTCGCCGGAGAAATGGCTCTACGCCTTCGCCGCGGTCGAGTCGGGCGAAGTGGTCGCTCCGGCACTGTCGATTTTGAACGCACCGAAACTTTCGGATGACGCTCGTCGCCAAGCCTTGGACCTCGCGGCCCAGCGCGGCAATCCCGAACAGCTTCGTCGCTTGCTCGACATCGTCCTCGACGACACCGCCAACGCTGACGCCGCGCGTCGTGCGGAACTCCTCAGTACCCTTTCGTCCGCCTTCGAAAAGCGGAAGGTGAAACCGGCCGGCGATCTCACTTCGGTCGGCGAGCTGCTTGACGCGAACAATGACGCCGTCGCGATCGCCGCCGCCAATGCGGTCGGTCTCTGGCAAGTCGCCGATCTGCGCGACGAACTTGCCGCTTTGGCGACGACCGACTCGGTCGCGATTCAAGCCGCCGCGCTCAATGCCCTCGCCCAGCTGAAAGCGCGAGGAGACCTGATCGCGCTGGCCGACAAGTCGGAAAGCATGCAGCTGCGGGAAGCGGCGACCGCCGCGCTGGTCGGCGTGGCGCCGAACGAAGCGGCCAAGCGAACCGTCGCTCTGCTCGCAGACGCCAAACCGGCCGCAGTCGCCGGCATCGTCGCTCCGTACCTGATGCGAAAAGGTGGTCAAGCGACCCTGGCGGGCGCTTTGACCGAAGCCAAACTCCCCGGCGACGTCGCCAAGATGGCGATTCGCGCCGTGCGAACTTCTCCGCAGCCGGAACAAGGCCTGATCGCCGCGCTCGGCAAGTCGGGCGGCGTCGGTCAAGGAGACGCGAAGCAGTGGACCGACCAGGAGTTGGCCGCGATCACCGCGGCTCTTCCAGGCGGCGATCCGGCTCGCGGCGAGTTGATCTTCCGCAACACGGAACTGAACTGCACCAAGTGCCATGCGATTGGCCCGGCCGGCGGTCTGGTCGGCCCGAACCTGATCAGCCTCGGCGCCAGCGCTCAGCCTGACTACGTGGTCGAATCACTGCTCCGCCCCAGCGCCAAGCTGAAGGAGAACTACAACTCGCTGATTCTGCTGCTCGACGACGGTCGCGTCGTCAGCGGCATTCCGGTTCGTCGGACTGCAGAAGAGCTCTTCCTGCGTGACGCCGAAGACAAGGAAGTCGCCGTGCCGATCGAAGCGATCGAAGAGCAACGTGATGGGCAATCGCTGATGCCGGCCGGCGCCGTCGATCAGCTGACGACCGAAGAAATCGTCGACCTCGCCGCATTTCTCGCACAGCTTGGCAAGGTTGGGCCTTACTCGATCAGCCCGGCTCCGATCGTTCGCCGCTGGGAAGCGCTCGACTGGACCAAGGAAGGGCACAGCCGTTTGAACCGGACCAGCAGCGACACCGCGTCGACAGACGACGCGGCCCTGACCTGGAGCTCGCGTTACAGCAAAGTCGACGGCTCGCTGCCGCTCGACGAGCTGCCGCAGATCCAGCCCCATAGCATCAGCCCCCACTTGTCGTTCGTTCGCTTCAACCTGAACGTCGCCAAAGCGGGCAAGATCACGATCGACTTCGGCGACGTGACCGGCCTGAAGCTGTGGGACGGCCAAAGCCCGACCCCGATCGAAAAGAAGATGACCTTCGATTGGCCCCAAGGTGAAAAGCGAATCACCCTGGAAATCGACCGCGACGCTCGCAAGACGCCGCTGAAGGTCGAAGTGATCGAAGCCGAATCGACCGGCCGCGCCGAACCGATTGGCGGCAAGTAA
- a CDS encoding SGNH/GDSL hydrolase family protein: MTSSRPFAWAMAWAVVTLFAANSALAELPESWKDGLVDGERVVFLGNTFIEREQRDGYIETALTAAYPDRNITFRNLGWSGDNVYGRSRARFGNVDEGWNHLNASLDLTKPTAVIICYGSNAAFAGDAGLDDFRTGYARLLDAVSKHTKKIMLLAPPPLEDLGRPLPDPTKHNTDLAKYTAAIRDLAYERQFAFVDLFAGLGEKFEPGVKGKATLTSNGVHLTEYGYWEAARVITKALGKPTPVVTLDKPTLTTAVPLNAAVSLPTHSVSYDDEVQDVAPDMIVRSTAPLEGTLDLIVDEQKLGTAAAAQWKTGIGVNVPKLADAAEMLRREIVGKNELFFHRYRPQNETYLFLFRKHEQGNNAVEIPQFDPLIAVKEETIAKLRQPLELTITLAPAQ; this comes from the coding sequence GTGACTTCTTCTCGCCCTTTCGCCTGGGCAATGGCCTGGGCTGTCGTAACGCTATTTGCCGCCAACAGCGCGCTGGCTGAACTTCCCGAAAGCTGGAAAGACGGACTCGTCGACGGCGAACGGGTCGTCTTTCTCGGCAACACGTTCATCGAACGAGAACAGCGTGACGGTTATATCGAAACCGCGCTGACCGCCGCTTACCCCGACCGCAACATCACCTTCCGCAACCTTGGCTGGAGCGGCGACAACGTCTACGGTCGTTCGCGAGCTCGCTTTGGCAACGTCGACGAAGGTTGGAATCATCTCAATGCGTCGCTTGACCTGACCAAGCCGACCGCCGTAATCATCTGTTATGGGTCGAACGCCGCGTTCGCTGGCGACGCTGGGCTGGATGACTTTCGCACCGGTTACGCGCGCTTGCTTGATGCGGTCAGCAAGCACACCAAGAAGATCATGCTTCTCGCGCCGCCGCCGCTGGAAGACTTGGGACGACCGCTTCCCGATCCAACGAAGCACAACACCGACCTCGCCAAGTACACCGCCGCGATTCGCGATCTCGCCTACGAACGTCAATTTGCGTTCGTCGATCTCTTTGCCGGCCTGGGAGAAAAGTTTGAGCCCGGCGTCAAAGGGAAAGCGACCCTGACCAGCAACGGCGTCCATCTGACCGAATATGGTTATTGGGAAGCGGCCCGCGTCATTACCAAGGCGCTCGGCAAGCCGACCCCGGTCGTTACGCTCGACAAGCCGACGTTGACGACTGCCGTACCGCTGAACGCCGCCGTCTCGCTGCCGACTCACTCGGTCAGCTATGACGACGAAGTGCAGGACGTCGCTCCCGACATGATCGTCCGCTCGACCGCGCCGCTGGAAGGAACGCTCGACCTGATCGTCGACGAGCAAAAGCTCGGCACTGCCGCCGCCGCGCAGTGGAAGACCGGCATCGGCGTCAACGTGCCGAAACTGGCCGACGCCGCGGAGATGCTGCGCAGAGAAATCGTCGGCAAGAACGAGCTCTTCTTCCACCGTTATCGCCCGCAGAACGAAACCTACCTCTTCCTCTTCCGTAAGCACGAGCAAGGAAACAACGCGGTCGAAATCCCGCAGTTCGATCCGCTGATCGCCGTGAAAGAGGAAACCATCGCCAAGCTGCGCCAACCGCTCGAGTTGACGATCACGCTCGCGCCGGCCCAGTAA
- a CDS encoding SpoIIAA family protein: protein MLDHQLLPTDGIMILEPKVPLEVADFEGLAHEIDPYIAEHGGLHGLMIHAKAFPGWENLDAAFAHMHFIEAHQENISRIAVVSDNLLLEEFPRFVGRLLHPEVKHFPEAKYEDALEWLKSAA, encoded by the coding sequence ATGCTTGATCATCAACTTCTCCCCACGGATGGGATCATGATTCTGGAACCAAAGGTTCCGCTCGAAGTTGCCGATTTCGAGGGCTTGGCCCATGAGATCGACCCTTACATCGCCGAGCACGGCGGACTCCATGGCCTGATGATCCACGCCAAAGCTTTCCCCGGCTGGGAAAACCTCGACGCCGCGTTCGCCCACATGCACTTCATCGAAGCGCATCAGGAGAATATTTCCCGCATCGCCGTCGTTAGCGACAACCTGCTATTGGAAGAATTCCCCCGATTCGTCGGGCGACTGTTGCACCCGGAAGTGAAACACTTCCCCGAGGCGAAATACGAAGACGCACTAGAGTGGCTAAAAAGCGCCGCGTAA
- a CDS encoding DUF1501 domain-containing protein produces MSHCHRFRSQPLTRRALLKSASCGFASVALHALLGDKAFAGSDHSSAPHHTAKAKNVIFLYMDGGPSQVDTFDPKPELAKYDGKPFPTKTEPTQFNNNGATLASLWKFNQYGESGLPISDLFPHLGTQADKLAMIHSMTSEFPEHTSANYFLHTGSGLQGRPSMGAWTTYGLGSENQDLPGFVVLNAGLIPPGGIDNFNSGFLPAAYQGSIFNPGNPPVANIRPADRTAELQKSKLGLIERIDRASQASAGGDDQLESAIRNYELAYRMQTAVPELMDIRDETPATFEMYGINDEFKNTQVYGRQCLTARRLIERGVRFVELTCPGGNGDRWDQHSNLKDGHEKNSKTVDKPIAGLLQDLQQRGLLDSTLVVFAGEFGRTPFAQGANGRDHNPFAFTIWMAGGGVKGGVRYGKSDEFGYKTVENRLMIHDLHATMLHLLGVDHERLTFRFSGRDMRLTDVHGHVIHDILT; encoded by the coding sequence ATGTCGCATTGCCATCGATTTCGTTCGCAGCCGCTCACGCGTCGCGCCTTGCTGAAATCAGCCTCGTGCGGGTTCGCGTCGGTCGCGCTCCATGCGCTGCTCGGCGACAAGGCGTTCGCCGGTTCTGACCATTCGTCGGCCCCGCATCACACCGCCAAAGCGAAGAACGTCATCTTCCTCTACATGGACGGCGGGCCTTCGCAGGTCGACACCTTCGATCCGAAGCCGGAGCTGGCCAAGTACGACGGCAAGCCGTTTCCGACCAAGACCGAGCCGACGCAGTTCAACAACAACGGCGCCACGCTGGCCAGTCTCTGGAAGTTCAATCAGTACGGCGAGAGCGGGCTGCCGATCAGCGATCTCTTTCCGCATCTCGGCACGCAGGCCGACAAGCTGGCGATGATCCACTCGATGACCTCCGAGTTTCCGGAGCACACCAGCGCCAACTACTTCCTCCATACCGGCAGCGGTCTGCAAGGTCGCCCCAGCATGGGCGCCTGGACCACGTACGGTCTCGGCAGCGAAAACCAGGACCTCCCCGGCTTCGTCGTCCTCAACGCCGGGCTGATTCCGCCGGGCGGCATCGACAATTTCAACAGCGGCTTTTTGCCCGCCGCCTATCAAGGCTCGATCTTCAATCCGGGCAATCCGCCGGTCGCCAACATTCGCCCTGCCGATCGAACCGCCGAGTTGCAAAAGAGCAAGCTCGGGCTGATCGAGCGAATCGATCGTGCATCGCAGGCGAGCGCCGGCGGCGACGATCAGCTGGAGTCGGCGATCCGCAACTACGAGCTCGCCTACCGTATGCAAACCGCGGTGCCGGAGCTGATGGACATCCGCGACGAGACGCCGGCGACGTTCGAAATGTACGGCATCAACGACGAGTTCAAAAACACGCAGGTCTACGGGCGGCAATGCTTGACCGCGCGTCGCCTGATCGAACGCGGCGTTCGCTTCGTCGAGCTGACTTGCCCGGGCGGCAACGGCGATCGCTGGGATCAACATAGCAACCTCAAGGATGGGCACGAGAAGAACTCGAAGACGGTCGACAAACCGATCGCCGGGCTGCTGCAAGATCTGCAGCAGCGGGGCCTGCTCGATTCGACGCTGGTCGTCTTCGCCGGCGAGTTCGGCCGGACTCCATTCGCCCAAGGCGCCAACGGCCGCGATCACAACCCATTCGCATTCACCATCTGGATGGCCGGCGGCGGCGTCAAAGGAGGCGTCCGCTACGGCAAGTCAGACGAGTTCGGCTACAAGACGGTTGAGAACCGCCTGATGATCCACGACCTGCACGCGACGATGCTCCATCTGTTGGGCGTCGATCACGAACGCCTGACCTTCCGCTTCAGCGGCCGCGACATGCGCCTGACCGACGTCCACGGCCACGTCATCCACGACATCCTGACGTAA
- a CDS encoding GDSL-type esterase/lipase family protein, whose product MVRFARNIVFSLFVASLFATTCRADDNPLPRLVLIGDSTVKNGSGKGDGGLFGWGQVIAPHFDTKRIEIENRALGGRSSRTYLTEGLWEKSLARLRGGDFVMMQFGHNDSGEMFKGDRPRASIKGNGDESVDGVVEATGKQETVHSYGWYLRKYIADAKAKGAIPIVLSPVPRDRWEKGRVIRADKDYGLWAREAAQQAGAHFLDLNELVAARYEQLGEAKVDADLFTKEDWTHTTKPGAVINAACVVEGIQGLQDCSLKDFLTDAKVSRSGDANSTPRTLLAFPTAEGYGRFAQGGRSGRVLHVTNLNDHGPGTLREAVEAEGPRTVIFDISGLITLESPLVVRNPYLTIAGQTAPAKGICLRKYNFGLYGTHDVIIRHLRVRPGDISGQTLDGMGMAYSDHCIIDHCSISWTIDEAFSSRGAKNITLQRTLISEALNAAGHRKYPPGTQHGYAASIGGMIGSFHHNLLADCAGRNWSLAGGLDKAKRHTGWLDLRNNVVFNWKDRATDGGAARVQFVNNYYKPGPATQKFFAIRPELEWVHLYGPQQYFIAGNVLPGHAEAGDPLAGFYPWPKTPLEDYVVDHPFFEPHVRTQSAAEAYESVLADVGCNRPQPDQHDARIIQEVITGECRYRGSQTDLPGLPDSQADVGGWEDYPVVRRGADWDTDQDGMPDAWEQANQLDPQNAADGNLDRDADGYTNLEAYLASTAGE is encoded by the coding sequence ATGGTCCGCTTCGCCAGGAACATTGTTTTCTCGCTATTCGTCGCCTCTCTCTTCGCGACGACCTGTCGCGCCGACGACAATCCTCTGCCGCGGCTCGTCTTGATCGGCGATTCGACCGTAAAGAACGGGAGCGGCAAGGGAGACGGCGGGCTGTTTGGTTGGGGCCAGGTCATCGCTCCCCATTTCGATACCAAACGGATTGAAATCGAGAACCGCGCCCTCGGCGGCCGCAGCAGTCGCACCTATCTGACCGAAGGGCTGTGGGAGAAGTCGCTCGCTCGGTTGCGTGGCGGCGACTTCGTGATGATGCAGTTCGGGCACAACGACAGCGGCGAGATGTTCAAGGGTGATCGCCCCCGCGCTTCGATCAAAGGGAACGGCGACGAGAGCGTGGACGGCGTCGTCGAAGCGACCGGCAAGCAGGAAACGGTCCACAGCTACGGCTGGTATCTCCGCAAGTACATCGCCGACGCCAAAGCGAAAGGAGCGATCCCGATCGTACTCTCTCCCGTTCCCCGCGATCGCTGGGAAAAGGGCCGCGTCATTCGCGCCGACAAAGACTACGGACTTTGGGCCCGCGAAGCCGCGCAGCAAGCCGGCGCCCACTTTCTCGACCTGAATGAATTGGTCGCCGCCCGTTACGAACAGCTCGGCGAAGCGAAGGTCGACGCGGATCTGTTTACCAAAGAAGACTGGACCCACACCACCAAGCCCGGCGCCGTTATCAACGCGGCCTGCGTCGTGGAAGGCATTCAGGGGCTGCAGGACTGTTCGCTAAAAGACTTTCTCACAGATGCGAAGGTCTCTCGTAGCGGCGATGCGAACTCGACGCCGCGAACCTTGCTCGCTTTTCCCACCGCCGAAGGCTACGGGCGTTTCGCCCAAGGTGGTCGCAGCGGCCGCGTCCTGCACGTCACCAATCTGAACGATCATGGGCCCGGCACTTTGCGCGAAGCGGTTGAAGCGGAAGGTCCGCGTACGGTCATCTTCGACATTTCAGGGCTGATCACGCTCGAGTCGCCGCTGGTCGTTCGCAATCCGTATCTGACCATCGCTGGACAGACCGCGCCGGCGAAAGGGATCTGCCTGCGGAAGTACAACTTTGGGCTCTATGGCACGCATGATGTCATCATTCGCCACCTGCGAGTTCGTCCCGGCGACATCTCTGGCCAAACGCTCGACGGGATGGGGATGGCCTACAGCGATCATTGCATCATCGATCACTGCTCGATCAGTTGGACGATCGACGAAGCGTTCAGTTCGCGCGGCGCGAAGAACATTACGCTGCAGCGGACGTTGATCTCCGAAGCGCTTAACGCCGCCGGACACCGCAAATATCCGCCGGGGACGCAGCATGGTTACGCCGCGAGCATCGGCGGCATGATCGGAAGCTTTCATCACAATTTGCTCGCCGATTGCGCCGGTCGCAATTGGAGTCTCGCCGGCGGTCTCGACAAAGCGAAGCGGCATACCGGCTGGCTCGATCTCCGCAACAATGTCGTTTTCAACTGGAAGGATCGGGCCACCGATGGCGGTGCGGCTCGCGTGCAGTTCGTCAATAACTACTACAAGCCGGGGCCGGCGACGCAGAAGTTCTTCGCCATTCGTCCCGAGCTTGAGTGGGTGCATCTCTACGGACCGCAACAATACTTCATCGCCGGAAACGTTTTGCCGGGACACGCGGAAGCGGGCGATCCCCTCGCAGGCTTTTACCCGTGGCCGAAGACGCCGCTTGAAGATTACGTGGTCGATCACCCCTTCTTCGAACCGCATGTTCGTACGCAATCGGCCGCCGAAGCCTACGAGTCGGTGCTGGCCGACGTCGGCTGTAACCGCCCACAACCAGATCAGCATGACGCCCGGATCATTCAGGAAGTGATAACGGGCGAGTGTCGCTATCGCGGCAGCCAGACCGACTTGCCCGGCCTCCCCGATTCGCAAGCCGATGTCGGCGGCTGGGAAGACTACCCCGTCGTCCGCCGCGGCGCCGACTGGGATACCGATCAGGATGGGATGCCCGACGCGTGGGAGCAAGCCAATCAGCTCGATCCGCAGAACGCAGCCGACGGCAATCTCGATCGCGATGCGGACGGGTACACCAACTTGGAAGCATACCTGGCATCCACGGCCGGTGAGTAA